AATCTGGATATTGGCGGGGGAGTCGGGCCTGGGCGGGGTAAAGTGCACCAGCTTCAGGTCATAAGCTATCCCTTCGAGGCGTTTGAGCCAGGGAGACTGCCGCCATTGCAGCACCATCACCGCCAGGGTGACGGCCAGGGTAAGCAGCAGATCGCGGAAAAAGTGCTGCCGCCCTTTAACCTTAGTCATCCAGGCTAAAACTGCTTTGTTCCCGGGCGGCAAACACTTCCAGCGGCAAATCCTGCCGCTCAATCTCTTTCCTGACCCAGGACAGCATCTGGTCTACGGCGTCGTCGCTCCTGTTGTGGTCATGGCTGAACAGGCACAGCTGTTTGACCCTGGCGCTTATGGCGAGCTCGAATGCGGACTTATAATTGCTGTGTCCCCAACCGGCTTTTGCCGGGAAGTCTTCGGGAAAGTACTGGGCGTCGTGGATCAGCAGATCCAGCTCCCGGGTAAACTTCTGCCACTGGGATAAACTGGTATTGGCGTCTTCGGTGGGGAAGAGCTCATTATCTGTAATATAAGCCAGGCGCTTTTTCTGGTTGTCGATCAGGTAAGCGCTGCCGCCGCCGGGATGGTTGAGCACCCTGCGGGTGATGGTTAGCCGGCCTATTGAAATCGGGGTTTGCGGGCTTGGCGAGGCCATCATGCTGATATTTGCCGCCAGCCGGCCGGACGGCACAGGGAACAGGCTGCCGGCCATTTGTCCGAGAATGGCCCGGGACTGCACCGGCCGGGTTAAGCCCGGTAAAATATGGATTTGGCGGTCTTGCTGATAGGCGGGTTTAAAAAAGGGAAAACCCTGGATATGGTCCCAGTGGTTATGGCTCAGCAACAGGTAGATAGGTTTGTCGTCTTTTACCAGCTGCTCTCCCAGGGGGATGATGCCTGTGCCTGCGTCTAATACCAGATGAAAGTCTTCCCCCGTGTCCAGGTGGATACAGGGGGTATTGCCGCCGTATTTTATCGTGTGCTTGCCCGGGGCGGGTACTGACCCCCTGACGCCGTAAAAGGTGATTTGCATATCAGTTCTTTCCCTGTTTTTTCATTGCCTTGTTTATTACCTTGTTCAGGCCGGTAAAAGCCGGGCAGCGACAAGCGTTTGCCATATTAAAAATTGTCCTGTCCGCGGATAAAGCTGCCGTTGTTGCCGACCGCATAAATTTCATTGCTATTAAAGATGACATCGTTAAGGTTCTCTCCCGAGCCGGCGAAGGCGGAAAGCCAGGTGGCGCCGTCTGTGCTGGTATAGGTGGCGCCGGCATCCCCCAGGCTAATATA
This genomic window from Thalassomonas viridans contains:
- a CDS encoding MBL fold metallo-hydrolase; this encodes MQITFYGVRGSVPAPGKHTIKYGGNTPCIHLDTGEDFHLVLDAGTGIIPLGEQLVKDDKPIYLLLSHNHWDHIQGFPFFKPAYQQDRQIHILPGLTRPVQSRAILGQMAGSLFPVPSGRLAANISMMASPSPQTPISIGRLTITRRVLNHPGGGSAYLIDNQKKRLAYITDNELFPTEDANTSLSQWQKFTRELDLLIHDAQYFPEDFPAKAGWGHSNYKSAFELAISARVKQLCLFSHDHNRSDDAVDQMLSWVRKEIERQDLPLEVFAAREQSSFSLDD